In Marinomonas posidonica IVIA-Po-181, a single window of DNA contains:
- a CDS encoding efflux RND transporter periplasmic adaptor subunit produces the protein MTRAKRLNMMMGVTLATSLFLTACSSDNPEETSVVKEIIRPVKLLTIQSTNAINIRRFPAELQASEETDIAFRVGGQLKTLNIVAGQTVKKGDLLASLDTTDFKLEVELAEANQRLAEAQFKRIQTMLKQNATTKSQYDSTKATLDQANNALQSARNQLKYTKVYAPFNGVISNVDTENFQYVSAAQTLMHMQDIENLDVDFEVPESLVVSIKGTHSDYRPRVVVDVAPKEVFHAMYKEHNTSPNATTMAYEVTMHLIRNDENQHTLLPGMTANVDIDVSILLGTKHHITVPVEAVLRHENTQTGEANSTVWVFNSESHKVEARDVTLGALEGNQVEIIEGLNSGEKVVAAGVHSLTDGMKVRPWTRERGL, from the coding sequence ATGACACGCGCAAAGCGACTAAATATGATGATGGGCGTCACCTTAGCGACTTCGCTATTTCTGACGGCTTGCTCATCCGATAACCCTGAAGAAACCAGTGTTGTAAAAGAAATCATCCGACCCGTTAAATTACTGACAATCCAATCGACGAACGCGATCAACATCCGACGTTTTCCAGCTGAATTACAAGCAAGTGAAGAAACAGACATTGCTTTTCGTGTTGGCGGTCAGTTAAAAACCTTAAATATTGTGGCTGGGCAGACAGTAAAAAAAGGGGATTTGCTCGCCTCTCTCGACACCACTGACTTTAAGCTTGAAGTTGAATTAGCTGAAGCCAATCAACGTTTGGCGGAAGCACAATTTAAGCGTATCCAAACCATGTTGAAGCAAAATGCGACGACTAAATCGCAATATGACTCAACTAAGGCGACGTTAGATCAAGCAAACAATGCACTTCAATCCGCTCGTAACCAGCTTAAATACACCAAGGTGTACGCGCCATTTAATGGTGTGATTTCAAATGTAGACACAGAAAATTTCCAGTATGTCAGTGCTGCACAAACCTTAATGCACATGCAAGATATCGAAAACCTGGACGTTGATTTTGAAGTACCAGAAAGTTTGGTCGTTAGCATCAAGGGCACACATTCGGACTACCGTCCTCGTGTTGTTGTTGATGTGGCACCAAAAGAAGTCTTTCATGCTATGTATAAAGAACACAACACCTCACCAAATGCGACCACCATGGCATATGAAGTCACAATGCACTTGATTCGCAACGATGAAAATCAACATACCCTATTGCCTGGTATGACCGCCAACGTCGACATTGATGTGAGTATCCTATTGGGCACAAAACATCATATTACGGTACCAGTTGAAGCGGTATTACGTCATGAAAATACGCAAACAGGTGAAGCCAACAGCACAGTTTGGGTCTTTAATAGTGAAAGCCACAAAGTAGAAGCCCGTGACGTCACATTAGGTGCTTTAGAAGGCAATCAGGTTGAAATAATTGAGGGTCTAAATTCTGGCGAGAAAGTCGTCGCTGCAGGCGTTCACAGCTTAACCGACGGCATGAAAGTACGCCCTTGGACACGTGAGCGAGGCCTATAA
- a CDS encoding LysR family transcriptional regulator: protein MKTFQSQISDADLRILRIYKTVVECGGFSAAEVVLNISRAAISIAISDLETRLGFRLCQRGRSGFSLTNEGSQVYEHTLQLLSSIEDFRTHINALHQHLKGELNIGITDNLVTLPHTRITHSLAGLKDKGPQVTVNIRMIPPTDVERGVLDGGLHVGIVPDLKILSGLEYHHLYEEESKLYCSNTHPLFDMDDQKISKAKLKNYDAVLPAYAQTPEIKAQHQPLQASATATDREGVAFLILTGRYIGFLPDHVAAHWERDGRMRSILPNECRYNTQFSAITRKGARTNLVLETFLKELEKTA, encoded by the coding sequence ATGAAAACCTTCCAAAGTCAAATCAGTGATGCCGACCTTAGGATTTTGCGAATTTACAAAACCGTGGTGGAGTGTGGCGGTTTTTCGGCCGCAGAAGTGGTGCTTAATATCAGCCGAGCTGCCATCAGCATTGCCATTTCAGATTTGGAAACGCGCTTAGGATTTCGACTTTGTCAGCGGGGGCGATCTGGTTTTTCATTAACCAATGAAGGCAGCCAGGTTTATGAGCACACGTTGCAATTATTGTCATCAATTGAAGACTTTCGCACCCACATTAATGCCCTTCACCAACATCTAAAAGGTGAGTTAAACATTGGCATTACCGACAACCTTGTCACTTTGCCTCATACACGCATTACACATTCGCTGGCAGGGTTAAAAGACAAAGGTCCGCAAGTCACAGTGAATATTCGGATGATTCCACCAACGGATGTCGAACGAGGGGTATTAGATGGCGGACTGCATGTTGGCATAGTGCCAGATTTAAAGATCCTTAGCGGCTTGGAATACCATCATTTATACGAAGAAGAATCCAAGCTCTATTGCAGTAACACTCACCCTTTATTCGATATGGATGATCAAAAAATTAGCAAAGCGAAATTGAAGAATTATGATGCCGTGTTGCCAGCTTATGCCCAGACGCCTGAAATCAAAGCCCAACATCAACCTTTACAAGCCAGTGCCACGGCCACAGACCGAGAAGGCGTGGCCTTCCTGATATTAACAGGACGATATATTGGTTTTTTACCGGATCACGTGGCGGCACATTGGGAAAGGGATGGACGAATGCGTTCTATCCTACCGAACGAATGCCGCTACAACACTCAGTTCTCAGCCATTACTCGTAAAGGCGCTAGAACCAACCTAGTACTCGAAACCTTTTTGAAAGAATTAGAGAAAACCGCTTAA
- a CDS encoding CoA-acylating methylmalonate-semialdehyde dehydrogenase, translating into MELIGHLIGGKASSTAERKQDVFNPATGEVAKQVAIAPRGTVEEAIAVAQAAYPEWRNTPALKRARIMFNYKALLEKHADRICELIGAEHGKICHDAAGELQRGIENVEYACGAPELLKGEFSKNVGPNIDSWSEFQPLGVVAGITPFNFPAMVPLWMFPMAIVCGNTFVLKPSERDPSTALFIAELLHEAGLPVGVFNVVNGDKVAVDTLLEDQRVKAVSFVGSTPIAEYIYSKASANGKRCQALGGAKNHAIVMPDADMDNVVSQLLGAAFGSSGERCMALSVAVAVGQAAGDQLVAKMKEAMTPLKVGECSDKSNDFGPVITQEHKDKVVGFINSAEQQGATVVVDGRNPQVAGYENGFFVGATLIDGVTKEMDSYQQEIFGPVLQVVRVDSMENAMTLINDHEYGNGTCIFTRDGEAARYFSDHIEVGMVGINVPLPVPVAYHSFGGWKRSLFGDLHAYGPDAVRFYTKRKTITQRWPSAGVREGKSFSFPS; encoded by the coding sequence ATGGAATTGATCGGACACCTTATTGGTGGAAAAGCCTCCTCTACGGCTGAGCGAAAGCAAGATGTGTTTAACCCAGCAACAGGAGAAGTCGCAAAACAAGTGGCGATTGCACCTCGTGGAACCGTAGAAGAAGCTATCGCGGTAGCGCAAGCCGCATATCCAGAGTGGCGAAATACGCCGGCTCTGAAGCGAGCTCGCATTATGTTTAATTACAAAGCCTTGCTGGAAAAACACGCCGATCGAATTTGCGAATTGATTGGCGCAGAGCATGGCAAGATTTGTCATGATGCTGCTGGTGAATTGCAACGTGGGATTGAAAATGTGGAATACGCTTGTGGTGCCCCAGAATTACTAAAAGGGGAGTTTAGCAAGAATGTTGGTCCAAACATCGATTCTTGGAGTGAATTTCAACCGCTGGGCGTCGTCGCGGGGATTACCCCTTTTAACTTTCCTGCCATGGTGCCTTTGTGGATGTTCCCGATGGCAATTGTGTGCGGAAACACTTTTGTTTTGAAGCCTTCTGAGCGTGATCCAAGTACGGCCTTGTTTATCGCTGAGTTATTGCATGAAGCGGGATTACCTGTGGGCGTCTTTAATGTCGTGAACGGTGATAAGGTGGCTGTTGATACTTTGTTGGAGGATCAACGTGTCAAAGCGGTGAGCTTCGTCGGCTCCACGCCGATTGCAGAATACATTTACAGTAAAGCCAGTGCCAATGGTAAGCGTTGTCAGGCATTGGGCGGTGCGAAAAACCACGCCATTGTCATGCCAGATGCGGATATGGATAACGTTGTCAGTCAGTTGTTGGGAGCGGCATTTGGTTCATCTGGTGAGCGTTGCATGGCCTTGTCGGTGGCCGTAGCGGTTGGTCAAGCGGCGGGCGATCAGTTAGTGGCGAAAATGAAAGAGGCCATGACTCCCTTAAAAGTGGGCGAATGCTCTGATAAAAGTAACGATTTTGGTCCAGTGATTACTCAGGAACACAAAGATAAAGTGGTTGGTTTTATTAACAGTGCTGAACAGCAAGGTGCGACTGTGGTTGTTGATGGTCGTAACCCGCAAGTAGCTGGTTATGAGAATGGCTTCTTCGTTGGTGCGACTTTAATTGATGGCGTGACTAAAGAAATGGATTCTTATCAGCAAGAAATTTTTGGGCCCGTCTTGCAGGTCGTTCGAGTCGATAGCATGGAAAACGCCATGACCTTGATTAATGATCATGAATACGGCAATGGTACTTGTATCTTTACCCGTGATGGAGAAGCCGCACGTTATTTCTCCGACCATATTGAAGTTGGCATGGTGGGAATTAATGTGCCTTTACCTGTGCCAGTGGCGTACCACAGTTTTGGTGGTTGGAAACGCTCTTTATTTGGTGATCTGCATGCATATGGTCCAGATGCCGTGCGCTTTTATACTAAGCGTAAAACCATTACACAGCGTTGGCCTTCTGCAGGTGTTCGTGAAGGGAAGAGCTTTTCGTTCCCTTCTTAG
- a CDS encoding alpha/beta hydrolase → MILASLDVEFIEYAMKIEKPLSNVLKWLSLVVVLSLSACAAIDDQSELDADSLSFEVEDNTAYLSGVLDSSLVSELTALLTENPNVTDLVLVDVPGSTDQQATMDGARLIRRLGLNTHIAPTGYVLSGGVDLFLGGVERTIGAGAGVGIHAWSDGTRINASSANVADPIHATYVNFYLEMGVPDRFYWFSLTAAPADRVYFLSPEEVYDLQLATQ, encoded by the coding sequence ATGATATTAGCTAGTTTAGATGTTGAGTTCATTGAGTACGCTATGAAAATCGAAAAGCCTTTATCGAATGTGCTGAAGTGGCTATCCCTTGTTGTTGTTCTTTCTTTATCCGCTTGCGCCGCCATAGACGATCAAAGTGAATTGGATGCGGACTCGTTATCCTTTGAAGTGGAAGACAATACGGCTTATTTATCTGGCGTGTTAGACAGCAGCTTGGTGTCGGAATTAACGGCATTGCTAACCGAAAATCCAAATGTAACGGATTTAGTGCTGGTTGATGTGCCAGGTTCAACAGATCAACAAGCGACGATGGACGGAGCACGTCTCATTCGACGTTTAGGATTAAACACTCATATTGCGCCAACAGGGTATGTGTTGTCAGGCGGAGTTGATTTATTCTTAGGTGGTGTTGAGAGAACCATAGGCGCTGGTGCTGGTGTTGGTATTCATGCATGGTCTGATGGTACTCGTATTAATGCTTCTAGTGCCAATGTGGCTGACCCGATCCACGCGACTTACGTAAACTTTTATTTGGAAATGGGCGTACCTGATCGGTTTTATTGGTTTTCTCTAACCGCCGCACCGGCAGATAGAGTGTATTTTCTGTCCCCAGAAGAAGTGTATGACCTTCAGTTAGCAACGCAATAA
- a CDS encoding DUF1289 domain-containing protein, with the protein MEQIELFVIESPCKGICENSAKGFCKGCLRSRDERFHWFSLSNEARFHILELCKQRRVRLLKARQERLDAQSDRALPYGMEDEPVEDLLSGLN; encoded by the coding sequence ATGGAACAAATCGAGTTATTTGTCATCGAAAGCCCTTGCAAGGGTATTTGCGAAAACAGTGCTAAAGGTTTTTGTAAAGGCTGTTTGCGGAGTCGAGATGAACGCTTTCATTGGTTCTCTCTTTCTAATGAGGCAAGATTTCATATCCTGGAGCTTTGCAAACAACGCCGAGTACGCTTGTTAAAAGCCCGTCAAGAAAGGCTAGATGCCCAATCCGACAGAGCCCTTCCTTATGGTATGGAGGATGAGCCTGTCGAGGATTTGTTGTCTGGGTTGAACTGA
- the radA gene encoding DNA repair protein RadA, giving the protein MAKAKTAFVCNECGADYAKWQGQCQACGAWNSLSEIRLTSGKTSARVAASQDARTLGYAGATTGIQNLSDVDLGDVPRFSSGASEFDRVLGGGLVPGGVVLIGGHPGAGKSTLLLQTMCWLAQQQTALYVTGEESLQQVAMRANRLGLPTQNLKMLSETNVEAIMTVAQQVNPKVIVIDSIQVMHLDGIESAPGSVSQVRESAAVLTRFAKQTQTAVLLVGHVTKDGTLAGPKVLEHMVDCSVLLEGSEDSRFRTLRGMKNRFGAINELGVFAMMENGLKEVKNPSSIFLNRSNQPAAGSLVMVVWEGTRPLLVELQALVDDSALGNPRRVTVGFDHNRLAMLLAVLHKHGGLLTSDQDVYLNVVGGVKVLETSADLAAIAAVVSSFRDQILPHDLVVLGEVGLSGEIRPVPSGQERISEAAKHGFTKAVVPKANCPKKPIEGMEVIGVERLSQALEAIFG; this is encoded by the coding sequence ATGGCTAAAGCAAAAACCGCCTTTGTGTGCAATGAATGCGGCGCAGATTATGCGAAATGGCAAGGTCAATGCCAAGCGTGTGGCGCGTGGAATTCACTCTCTGAAATCCGTTTAACCTCCGGCAAAACCTCCGCTCGTGTGGCCGCGAGTCAAGACGCACGAACATTGGGTTATGCTGGAGCCACTACCGGCATTCAAAATTTATCCGATGTTGATCTCGGTGATGTGCCACGCTTTAGTTCCGGTGCCAGTGAATTCGATCGTGTTTTAGGGGGTGGCTTAGTCCCTGGTGGTGTGGTCTTGATTGGCGGTCATCCCGGCGCAGGGAAAAGTACCTTATTACTACAAACTATGTGCTGGCTTGCGCAACAACAAACGGCTCTGTATGTCACAGGTGAAGAATCCTTGCAACAAGTCGCCATGCGAGCGAATCGTCTTGGTTTACCAACGCAAAACCTTAAAATGCTGTCGGAGACCAATGTTGAAGCCATTATGACAGTGGCACAACAGGTTAACCCTAAAGTCATTGTCATTGACTCGATCCAAGTCATGCACCTTGATGGTATTGAATCCGCTCCTGGCAGTGTGTCACAGGTTCGCGAAAGTGCCGCTGTGTTAACTCGCTTTGCCAAACAAACTCAAACTGCCGTCTTATTAGTTGGGCACGTTACCAAAGATGGTACCCTAGCAGGCCCTAAAGTCTTAGAGCATATGGTCGATTGCTCCGTGCTACTCGAAGGCTCAGAAGATTCACGTTTTCGTACTTTACGCGGCATGAAAAACCGTTTCGGCGCGATTAATGAGTTAGGCGTGTTTGCGATGATGGAAAACGGCTTAAAAGAAGTCAAAAATCCCAGTTCCATCTTTTTAAACCGCAGCAATCAACCTGCCGCTGGCAGTTTAGTGATGGTGGTGTGGGAAGGTACGCGTCCTTTACTAGTGGAACTGCAAGCATTAGTCGATGATTCTGCCCTTGGCAACCCTCGTCGCGTTACCGTGGGCTTTGATCATAATCGCTTGGCCATGCTATTGGCCGTTCTACACAAACATGGTGGCCTACTAACCTCTGATCAAGATGTGTACCTAAATGTCGTAGGCGGTGTGAAAGTATTAGAAACCAGCGCCGATTTGGCCGCCATTGCCGCGGTTGTTTCCAGTTTCCGAGATCAAATACTGCCTCATGATCTCGTTGTACTAGGGGAAGTGGGACTTTCGGGAGAGATTCGCCCAGTCCCATCCGGCCAAGAACGCATCAGTGAAGCGGCGAAACACGGTTTTACCAAAGCCGTGGTACCAAAAGCGAATTGCCCTAAGAAACCCATTGAGGGAATGGAAGTCATTGGAGTGGAACGTCTCTCTCAAGCCTTGGAAGCCATTTTTGGTTAA
- a CDS encoding carbon-nitrogen hydrolase family protein → MREDLHLKIRNITNQDYTQVKTLMDKVYHDIGGAWPEHTIHKLIKDFPEGQICLEDHGEIVGIALSVQVNYHRFSNPHTYDDLVDQKENILNDRLGDAMYGLDVLIAPEYRGYRLGRRLYEARKELCRQHNLRAILAGGRIPNYHEHAHEMTPAEYLEAVRERKIYDPILTFQLSNDFQVTRLLKRYMPEDEKSQGYATLLEWKNIFFSPETTVIKSRKTQVRIGAIQWQMREVESVDELLTQVEYFVDAVSDYKSDFVLFPEFFNAPLIGLSPDQSNQTEAIRFLASYTDRFKNEMSQLAVSYNINVITGSMPLMEDDTLYNVSYLCRRDGTVEEQKKIHITPHERRDWIIEGGHDLKVFDTDAGRVGILICYDVEFPELGRLLASQDMDILFVPFWTDTKNGYLRVRRCAQARAIENECYVVICGSCGNLPQVENLDIQYAQSSVFSPSDFSYPHDAVMAETTPNTEMIMFSDLDLDKLKLTRSEGSVNNLKDRRTDLYSLNWKHTK, encoded by the coding sequence ATGCGTGAAGATTTACACTTAAAAATTCGCAACATCACCAACCAAGATTACACCCAAGTAAAAACCCTCATGGATAAGGTGTACCACGACATTGGTGGAGCTTGGCCTGAGCATACTATTCACAAACTGATTAAAGACTTTCCAGAAGGTCAGATCTGTCTGGAAGATCACGGTGAAATCGTCGGCATTGCCCTGTCAGTCCAAGTTAATTACCACCGTTTCAGTAACCCGCATACTTACGATGATCTTGTGGACCAAAAAGAAAACATCCTCAATGATCGCCTTGGTGATGCCATGTACGGCCTAGATGTTTTAATCGCACCGGAATACCGAGGTTATCGTCTCGGTCGTCGTTTATACGAAGCACGAAAGGAGCTGTGCCGTCAGCACAACTTACGTGCCATTCTGGCCGGTGGTCGCATTCCAAATTACCACGAACACGCTCACGAGATGACACCAGCCGAATACCTGGAAGCCGTGCGAGAGCGTAAGATTTATGATCCAATTCTCACCTTCCAGCTATCAAACGATTTTCAGGTCACTCGTTTATTAAAACGCTATATGCCGGAAGACGAAAAATCCCAAGGTTACGCCACCCTTTTAGAATGGAAAAATATCTTTTTTTCACCGGAAACCACCGTCATTAAATCCAGAAAGACACAGGTTCGAATCGGTGCGATTCAATGGCAAATGCGCGAAGTAGAAAGTGTCGACGAACTGCTCACACAAGTAGAGTATTTTGTCGATGCGGTATCCGATTACAAAAGTGACTTTGTTCTGTTTCCGGAATTTTTCAACGCCCCTTTAATTGGTTTAAGCCCGGATCAAAGTAACCAAACGGAAGCAATCCGCTTTCTCGCCAGCTACACAGACCGCTTTAAAAATGAAATGTCACAGCTGGCAGTGAGCTATAACATCAACGTTATTACAGGCTCTATGCCTTTAATGGAAGATGACACTCTCTACAATGTCAGCTATCTATGTCGTCGTGATGGCACCGTCGAAGAGCAAAAGAAAATTCACATCACGCCTCATGAACGTCGCGACTGGATCATTGAAGGCGGCCATGATCTCAAAGTATTTGATACCGACGCAGGCCGAGTGGGTATTTTAATTTGTTACGATGTGGAATTCCCTGAATTAGGTCGTTTACTGGCGTCTCAAGACATGGACATTCTGTTCGTCCCCTTCTGGACCGACACTAAAAATGGCTATCTTCGTGTTCGCCGCTGCGCACAAGCACGCGCTATTGAAAACGAATGTTATGTGGTCATTTGTGGTAGCTGTGGCAACCTTCCTCAAGTTGAAAACCTAGACATCCAATACGCCCAAAGTTCAGTGTTTTCACCGTCTGACTTCTCTTATCCACATGATGCTGTGATGGCCGAAACAACCCCAAATACAGAGATGATCATGTTCTCAGATTTGGACTTAGATAAACTCAAACTGACACGCAGCGAAGGTTCTGTGAACAATTTAAAAGACCGCCGAACCGACCTTTATTCACTTAATTGGAAGCATACTAAGTAA
- a CDS encoding ammonium transporter — protein MQDQIFHLQYAMDTFYFLVCGALVMWMAAGFAMLEAGLVRAKNTTEILTKNVALFAISCIMYLVCGYSIMYGGTWFLTGIQDVDVASTLTDFAGRDGGFEGGSIYSGASDFFFQVVFVATAMSIVSGAVAERMKLWSFLIFAVVMTAFIYPMEGSWTWGGNDVFGMFNLGDLGFSDFAGSGIVHMAGAAAALAGVLVLGARKGKYGPNGEVRAIPGANLPLATLGTFILWMGWFGFNGGSVLKLGDIANANSVAMVFLNTNAAAAGGAIGALLLARILFGKADLTMLLNGALAGLVAITAEPSTPSALGATLIGVVGGLIVVMSILTLDKLKIDDPVGAISVHGVVGVWGLLAVPLTNDGASFSGQIAGALTIFVWVFVTSLVAWLIIKAIMGVRVSEEEEYEGVDLSECGMEAYPEFKK, from the coding sequence ATGCAAGATCAAATTTTTCACTTACAATATGCCATGGACACCTTCTACTTCTTGGTGTGTGGTGCACTGGTTATGTGGATGGCAGCTGGATTTGCCATGTTGGAAGCGGGTTTAGTACGAGCTAAAAACACCACTGAAATCCTAACAAAGAACGTCGCGCTATTTGCGATCTCTTGTATCATGTACCTAGTTTGTGGTTACTCAATCATGTACGGCGGTACTTGGTTCCTAACGGGTATTCAAGATGTAGACGTTGCTTCTACTCTAACTGACTTTGCTGGCCGTGATGGCGGTTTTGAAGGCGGTTCTATCTACTCTGGCGCTTCTGACTTCTTCTTCCAAGTGGTATTCGTAGCAACGGCTATGTCTATCGTTTCGGGTGCAGTTGCTGAGCGTATGAAACTATGGTCTTTCCTAATCTTCGCGGTGGTAATGACAGCGTTCATCTACCCAATGGAAGGTTCTTGGACTTGGGGCGGCAACGATGTATTCGGTATGTTCAACCTAGGTGACTTAGGTTTCTCTGACTTTGCTGGTTCTGGTATCGTTCACATGGCGGGTGCAGCAGCAGCCCTTGCTGGTGTCCTTGTACTAGGTGCTCGTAAAGGCAAATACGGTCCTAACGGTGAAGTACGTGCCATTCCTGGTGCTAACCTACCTCTAGCGACACTAGGTACATTCATCCTTTGGATGGGTTGGTTCGGTTTCAACGGTGGTTCTGTATTGAAACTGGGCGACATTGCCAACGCTAACTCTGTTGCTATGGTCTTCCTAAACACGAACGCAGCAGCAGCTGGTGGCGCGATCGGTGCCCTTCTTCTAGCTCGTATCCTATTCGGTAAAGCCGATCTTACAATGCTACTTAACGGTGCACTAGCCGGTCTGGTTGCGATCACGGCAGAACCTTCTACTCCTTCTGCTCTAGGTGCTACGTTAATCGGTGTTGTTGGTGGTCTGATCGTTGTAATGTCTATCCTAACGCTTGATAAGCTGAAAATTGATGATCCAGTTGGTGCCATCTCTGTACACGGTGTGGTTGGTGTTTGGGGCCTACTTGCTGTGCCACTAACAAACGACGGTGCAAGCTTCAGCGGTCAAATCGCAGGTGCATTAACTATCTTTGTCTGGGTATTCGTCACTAGCTTGGTAGCTTGGTTAATCATCAAAGCCATCATGGGTGTCCGTGTCAGCGAAGAAGAAGAATACGAAGGTGTTGATTTATCTGAATGTGGTATGGAAGCATACCCAGAATTCAAAAAATAA
- the glnK gene encoding P-II family nitrogen regulator, translating into MKLITAIIKPFKLDDVREALSEIGVQGITVTEVKGFGRQKGHTELYRGAEYVVDFLPKVKIELAIADDMTDQVVEAISGAANTGKIGDGKIFIVNLEQAVRIRTGETGVEAV; encoded by the coding sequence ATGAAGCTTATTACTGCCATCATCAAGCCATTTAAACTCGATGATGTTCGAGAAGCGCTTTCTGAAATCGGTGTTCAAGGCATCACAGTAACAGAAGTGAAAGGGTTCGGACGTCAAAAAGGCCACACAGAACTATACCGCGGCGCGGAATACGTTGTGGACTTTCTACCTAAGGTAAAAATCGAGCTAGCCATTGCAGACGATATGACAGACCAAGTGGTTGAAGCCATTAGTGGTGCTGCAAATACTGGCAAAATCGGCGACGGTAAAATCTTTATCGTTAACCTTGAGCAAGCGGTTCGTATTCGTACCGGCGAAACTGGCGTAGAAGCCGTTTAA
- a CDS encoding accessory factor UbiK family protein yields the protein MIDQFIKQLGTGLEQAVETLGKLPKEEIQAQLHQVAQTTLSKMDLVTREEFEVQAAMLAKYREKLTALETRLAELEKDQ from the coding sequence ATGATTGATCAATTTATTAAACAATTAGGCACTGGTTTGGAGCAGGCAGTGGAAACCTTAGGTAAGTTGCCGAAAGAAGAAATTCAAGCCCAATTGCATCAAGTGGCGCAAACCACCTTAAGTAAAATGGACTTAGTGACCCGTGAAGAGTTTGAAGTACAGGCAGCGATGTTGGCCAAATACCGAGAGAAACTAACGGCTTTGGAAACGCGTTTGGCGGAATTGGAAAAAGATCAATAA
- a CDS encoding TIGR02450 family Trp-rich protein — protein sequence MPKHQINPNKLLLSKWTSNSPQQREKHFIVTKLIHDEDDKVIECVLEAVINHQQYRLPWQSLCSTERWQQGWK from the coding sequence ATGCCAAAGCATCAAATTAACCCGAATAAATTATTACTGTCTAAATGGACATCCAATTCACCACAACAAAGAGAAAAGCACTTTATTGTGACAAAACTCATCCATGATGAAGACGACAAGGTAATCGAATGTGTATTGGAGGCCGTTATCAATCACCAACAATATAGATTACCTTGGCAATCCCTTTGCTCAACGGAACGGTGGCAACAAGGCTGGAAGTAA